Proteins encoded in a region of the Nocardia asteroides genome:
- a CDS encoding universal stress protein yields MTENSTARTGQTDLIVVAVDGSATSYHAAAWAAADAALHRCRLHIVTSVAIQPGYGAGAMLTEADVQWLRKDGERVLTEAARVARAAAAGEALAISTELTLEPIIPDLLDRSRHARMLVVGSRGLGAVRRELLGSVSMAVTRHAHCPVAVLRPGSAPDVVSFDKPVLVGVDGTTTSVPAIEVALEEASRRKVGLVALHAWSDASGIDLVPGWDAVREREDALLAENLAGFGERYPDVSVRRVLVRDRPVRSLLDQSEDVQLLVVGSHGRGGFAGMLLGSTSAALLHSVECPIIVVRER; encoded by the coding sequence ATGACCGAGAACTCGACTGCACGCACTGGGCAGACCGATCTGATCGTGGTCGCCGTCGACGGATCCGCGACCTCATACCACGCTGCGGCGTGGGCAGCCGCGGACGCCGCGTTGCATCGGTGCCGGCTGCATATAGTGACCTCCGTCGCCATTCAGCCCGGCTACGGTGCCGGTGCCATGCTGACCGAAGCCGATGTGCAGTGGCTGCGCAAGGACGGGGAACGGGTGCTGACCGAGGCCGCTCGGGTGGCCAGGGCGGCCGCGGCGGGCGAGGCGTTGGCCATCAGCACCGAGTTGACTCTCGAACCGATCATCCCGGACCTGCTGGACAGGTCCAGGCACGCCAGAATGCTGGTTGTCGGCAGCCGCGGGCTCGGAGCGGTCCGCCGTGAGCTGCTCGGCTCGGTGAGCATGGCGGTCACCCGCCACGCGCATTGCCCGGTCGCGGTCCTGCGCCCGGGTTCGGCACCCGATGTCGTCTCCTTCGATAAACCGGTTCTCGTCGGGGTGGACGGCACCACCACCAGCGTGCCCGCGATCGAAGTCGCCTTGGAGGAAGCCTCGCGACGCAAGGTCGGACTGGTCGCGTTGCACGCATGGAGCGATGCGAGCGGCATCGACCTCGTGCCAGGATGGGATGCCGTGCGAGAGCGAGAGGACGCGTTGCTCGCGGAGAATCTGGCCGGATTCGGTGAACGCTACCCGGATGTCTCGGTGCGGCGCGTACTGGTGCGAGACCGGCCGGTTCGCTCGCTGCTCGATCAGTCCGAAGACGTACAGCTCCTGGTGGTGGGCAGCCACGGCCGCGGTGGCTTCGCCGGCATGCTGCTCGGTTCCACCAGTGCCGCGTTGCTGCATTCGGTGGAGTGCCCCATCATCGTCGTGCGTGAGCGGTGA
- a CDS encoding nitroreductase family protein: MPKTHPDLETLRSVLALAARAPSVHNTQPWLWRLGHETVHLYADESRRLPHTDPEGCDLLLSCGAVLHHLRVAARAEGWETTIHRLPDPAAPDHLASVEFHPAAFTAEDVELARAISSRSTDRRRYSSWEVPAAHIEAIIAAGEATGVLVRDINEEPARTQLLRAFEQAAWEHARDLAYGAELAQWSGRHAAPQGVPARNAVLDGADPTVRPFSNPGLPQAVVRDVDAADRMLLLSTSSDDRLSRLRAGEAASAVLLTATTLGLATCPLSEPMELAGTRKRIRANVLDDTGYPQIVVRIGYAIPSADPIPATPRRPLDEVVQPLDPSGS; the protein is encoded by the coding sequence ATGCCGAAAACACATCCCGATCTCGAGACGCTGCGATCCGTGTTGGCGCTCGCGGCGCGAGCGCCGTCGGTGCACAACACCCAGCCATGGCTTTGGCGGCTCGGGCACGAGACCGTGCATCTGTATGCCGACGAGAGTCGGAGGCTGCCGCACACCGACCCGGAGGGTTGCGACCTGCTGTTGAGTTGTGGTGCGGTGTTGCATCATCTGCGGGTCGCGGCCCGCGCGGAGGGTTGGGAGACGACGATCCATCGGCTGCCGGATCCGGCCGCGCCTGACCATCTCGCGTCCGTCGAGTTCCATCCCGCCGCATTCACGGCCGAGGATGTCGAGTTGGCGCGCGCGATCAGCAGCCGCAGCACCGATCGCCGTCGCTACAGCTCCTGGGAGGTGCCGGCCGCGCACATCGAGGCCATCATCGCCGCAGGGGAGGCGACCGGGGTGCTCGTGCGCGACATCAATGAAGAACCGGCGCGGACCCAATTGCTGCGGGCATTCGAACAGGCAGCGTGGGAACATGCCCGTGACCTCGCCTACGGCGCCGAACTCGCGCAGTGGAGTGGCAGGCACGCGGCGCCGCAGGGGGTCCCGGCGCGCAACGCGGTGCTGGACGGCGCCGATCCGACGGTGCGTCCGTTCTCGAATCCGGGATTGCCGCAGGCGGTGGTGCGCGATGTCGACGCCGCTGACCGGATGCTGCTGCTGAGCACCAGCAGTGACGACCGATTGTCCCGGTTGCGCGCTGGTGAAGCCGCGAGTGCGGTGCTGTTGACCGCCACGACACTCGGTTTGGCGACGTGTCCGCTGAGCGAGCCGATGGAGTTGGCCGGCACCAGGAAACGCATCCGCGCGAACGTGCTGGACGATACCGGATATCCGCAGATCGTCGTTCGGATCGGTTACGCGATCCCGAGTGCCGATCCGATTCCCGCCACTCCGCGTCGCCCGCTCGACGAGGTGGTTCAGCCCCTGGACCCGTCGGGTTCGTGA
- a CDS encoding response regulator transcription factor, which translates to MITVFLVDDHEIVRRGLVDLLSDDPELSVVGEAGDVAQAFARIPALRPDVAVLDVRLPDGNGIELCRDLLSKLDDLRCLILTSFTDEQAMLDAILAGASGYVVKDIKGMELAKAIKEVGAGRSLLDNRAAAALMQRLRANTEDGSLAALTEQERRLLDLLGEGLTNRQIAQRMFLAEKTVKNYVSRLLAKLGLERRTQAAVYASKLRSRPSGSSAGF; encoded by the coding sequence ATGATCACGGTGTTTCTGGTCGACGACCACGAAATCGTCCGTCGCGGTCTCGTGGACCTGCTCTCCGACGACCCGGAGCTGTCCGTCGTCGGCGAGGCCGGCGATGTCGCCCAAGCCTTCGCCCGGATTCCGGCGCTGCGGCCGGACGTCGCCGTACTGGACGTCCGCCTGCCCGACGGCAACGGCATCGAACTGTGCCGCGATCTGCTCTCGAAACTCGACGATCTGCGCTGCCTGATCCTCACCTCGTTCACCGACGAGCAGGCCATGCTGGACGCCATTCTCGCCGGAGCCAGCGGCTACGTGGTCAAGGACATCAAGGGCATGGAGTTGGCGAAAGCGATCAAGGAGGTGGGCGCCGGGCGCTCCCTGCTCGACAACCGCGCCGCGGCCGCCCTCATGCAGCGGCTGCGCGCGAACACCGAGGACGGCTCGCTGGCCGCGCTCACCGAGCAGGAACGCAGACTGCTCGACCTGCTCGGCGAAGGACTGACCAACCGGCAGATCGCCCAGCGCATGTTCCTGGCCGAGAAGACGGTGAAGAACTACGTCTCCCGACTGCTGGCCAAGCTCGGCCTCGAACGGCGCACCCAGGCAGCCGTCTACGCCTCCAAACTCCGATCCCGGCCGTCCGGGTCCAGCGCCGGCTTCTGA
- a CDS encoding SDR family oxidoreductase, producing the protein MAGLEGRSAVVTGGARGIGAAVVSALAKENISVVIGDLLEHEGSALAESLGSGVIFRRLDVTDEGAWRAVLDDAEAEFGPLAVLVNNAGIIDFGGVETESPVMFRHVVDVNLYGAWLGMHLAAPRLRAAGGGVIVNISSTAGLIGYAGIGAYVASKWGLRGLTKAAALELGRANVRVCSIHPGPIHTPMTGAMDESVAANQPLARFGEPDEVAAMVRFLVTEATYSTGSEFVLDGGATAGQVLGLPDETR; encoded by the coding sequence ATGGCCGGACTCGAAGGCAGAAGCGCGGTCGTCACCGGCGGTGCACGCGGCATCGGCGCCGCCGTCGTATCCGCCCTGGCGAAGGAGAACATTTCCGTCGTCATCGGCGATCTGCTCGAACACGAGGGCAGCGCGTTGGCGGAGTCGCTCGGTTCGGGTGTGATCTTCCGTCGGCTGGATGTGACCGACGAGGGCGCGTGGCGCGCGGTCTTGGACGACGCGGAGGCGGAGTTCGGTCCCCTGGCGGTGTTGGTCAACAATGCGGGCATTATCGATTTCGGGGGCGTCGAGACTGAATCTCCGGTGATGTTCCGGCACGTCGTGGACGTGAACCTCTACGGCGCCTGGCTTGGTATGCATCTGGCGGCGCCGCGGTTGCGGGCCGCGGGCGGCGGGGTGATCGTCAATATCTCTTCGACTGCTGGGTTGATCGGGTACGCGGGTATCGGCGCGTATGTCGCGAGCAAGTGGGGTTTGCGGGGTCTGACCAAGGCCGCCGCTCTGGAATTGGGGCGCGCGAACGTTCGTGTGTGTTCGATACATCCCGGTCCCATCCACACGCCGATGACCGGGGCCATGGACGAGTCTGTGGCCGCGAATCAGCCGCTGGCTCGCTTCGGTGAGCCGGACGAGGTCGCGGCGATGGTGCGATTCCTGGTCACCGAGGCCACGTATTCGACTGGCTCGGAGTTCGTGCTCGACGGTGGTGCCACCGCCGGTCAGGTCCTGGGCCTGCCGGACGAAACCCGATGA
- a CDS encoding GAF domain-containing sensor histidine kinase, with product MYSVRDTLSQLRLRELLGEVKDRIEQIIDARDRMDGLIEAMLTVTSGLDLDRTLRTIVHTAISLVEARYGALGVRGHDQQLTQFIYQGIDEPTRELIGDLPQGHGVLGLLFSQPTPIRLDNLAEHPSSVGFPAHHPPMRTFLGVPVRIRDEVFGNLYLTEKAGGQPFTEDDEVIVRALAAAAGIAIDNAHLYESARTRQAWIEATRDITTEFLAATDSDQVLAHLVDHTCRLTCSERTFLAVVPDPESCHEEITELVITHGAGARNGQWLVELPSGDSTIATAIRAHAPQRLDDSRRADLGKIFPEAGPALVLPMQTPDSTVGVLIALRSVESAPYDDETLKLTSAFTDQAALAMQLADAQQRVRELDILSDRDRIARDLHDHVIQRLFAVGLSLQGTVPRTRVPEVRERITEAITDLQDVVQEIRTSIFDLHGGEGHSGRVRQRIEEAIRQQTAASDIRTSVHIAGPLSVIDPELADHAEAVVREAVSNTVRHSGAESVSVEITVADDLTIVIEDDGCGMPREVTPSGLTNLAQRAEQAAGTFSVTPGNGPEGKPGTRLCWKVPLR from the coding sequence ATGTACTCGGTCCGCGATACGCTTTCGCAACTGCGGCTGCGTGAGCTGCTGGGCGAGGTCAAAGATCGCATCGAGCAGATCATCGACGCCCGCGACCGGATGGACGGCTTGATCGAGGCGATGCTGACCGTCACCTCCGGGCTGGACCTGGATCGCACCCTGCGCACGATCGTGCACACCGCCATCTCCCTGGTCGAGGCCCGCTACGGCGCGCTCGGCGTCCGCGGCCACGACCAGCAACTCACCCAGTTCATCTACCAGGGCATCGACGAGCCGACCCGCGAACTGATCGGGGATCTCCCGCAGGGTCACGGGGTGCTCGGATTGCTGTTCAGCCAGCCCACACCGATCCGGCTGGACAACCTCGCCGAGCATCCCTCCTCGGTCGGATTTCCCGCCCACCACCCGCCGATGCGCACCTTCCTCGGCGTGCCCGTCCGCATCCGCGACGAGGTCTTCGGCAACCTCTACCTCACCGAGAAGGCAGGCGGCCAGCCGTTCACCGAAGACGACGAGGTCATCGTGCGGGCCCTAGCCGCCGCGGCCGGTATCGCCATCGACAACGCCCACCTCTACGAATCCGCCCGCACCCGGCAGGCCTGGATCGAAGCCACCCGCGACATCACCACCGAATTCCTCGCCGCAACCGACTCCGATCAAGTTCTGGCTCACCTGGTGGACCACACCTGTCGGCTCACCTGCTCCGAGCGGACCTTCCTCGCGGTCGTACCGGACCCAGAGAGCTGCCACGAGGAGATCACCGAACTGGTGATCACCCACGGCGCAGGCGCCCGCAACGGTCAATGGCTCGTCGAACTGCCCTCCGGGGACAGCACCATCGCGACCGCGATCCGGGCGCACGCCCCCCAACGGCTCGACGACTCACGCCGCGCCGATCTCGGCAAGATCTTCCCCGAGGCCGGGCCTGCACTGGTACTGCCCATGCAGACACCCGACTCCACCGTCGGTGTCCTCATCGCGTTACGCAGCGTGGAGTCGGCGCCCTATGACGACGAGACCTTGAAACTGACCTCCGCCTTCACCGACCAGGCGGCGCTGGCGATGCAACTGGCCGACGCCCAGCAGCGCGTGCGGGAGCTGGACATCCTCTCCGACCGCGACCGCATCGCCCGCGACCTGCACGACCACGTGATCCAGCGACTGTTCGCCGTCGGCTTGAGCCTGCAGGGAACCGTCCCACGCACCCGCGTTCCCGAAGTACGCGAACGGATCACCGAAGCGATCACCGATCTGCAAGACGTGGTGCAGGAGATTCGGACCTCGATCTTCGACCTGCACGGCGGCGAGGGGCACAGCGGGCGGGTACGGCAACGCATCGAGGAGGCGATCCGCCAGCAGACCGCCGCCAGCGACATCCGAACCTCCGTACACATCGCCGGTCCGCTCTCGGTGATCGATCCGGAGTTGGCTGATCATGCCGAAGCCGTTGTGCGCGAGGCGGTCAGCAACACCGTCCGGCATTCCGGCGCGGAGTCGGTCTCGGTCGAGATCACCGTGGCCGACGACCTGACCATCGTCATCGAGGACGACGGGTGCGGCATGCCCCGCGAGGTCACCCCCAGCGGTCTGACGAATCTGGCCCAGCGTGCCGAACAAGCGGCCGGGACCTTCTCCGTCACACCAGGTAACGGCCCAGA